GCAGCGCCCCTGGAGGAAGGGACGGGCAGGGGCGGCGGGGGCGAAAACCCCAGGCCCCCGCACAACACCGCCCAACCCCGGCACCCCGCCCCCACCGGCGGTACGCTGACCAGGCACATCCGCACACCCGCACGCACCACCGACCCCCACCCCAGAAGGGACCCGCCATGCCGCTGGAAGCCGGCCTCCTGGAGATCCTCGCCTGCCCGGCCTGCCACGCCTCCCTCAAGGAGCAGGAAGCCGAGCTGATCTGCACCGGCCAGGACTGCGGCCTTGCCTACCCGGTCCGCGACGGCATCCCGGTCCTCCTGGTGGACGAGGCCCGCCGCCCCGCGTAACGACGAGGCCCGCCGCCCCGCGTAACGACGAGGCCCGCCGCCCCACGTGGTGGGGAACACGAACTCCACAGGCGCCCCGGCACGGCCCTGGTACCGAACCAGGCACGCCCCACCCGACAGACCCCAAAGAACCCCCGGCGATCGGAGGCCGTCGCCCATGCTCGACGAATCGCTGCTCGACACGCCGGAGGCACTCGCCGACGCCGACCGCCGTGCCCTGCTGCGCGGCGCGGCCGAAGCCGGCGCCCGCGTCCGCACCGCCGCCCGGTACGCCGTAGAGGCCGGCGTTCATGACCTCAAGCCGGACGGCCGCCCCCGAGCCATCCTCATCGCGGGCCCCGGCGCCGCCGCCACCTGCGTCGCCGACCTCCTCGGCACCCTCGCCGGCGCCACCAGCCCGGTCACCCGGCTGGCACCGGCCGGCGTGGCCCCCGCCGCGGGCGCCCTGCGCTGGGAGCTCCCCGGCTGGGCCGGCTCCGTCGACCTCCTGCTGATCGCCACCCCCGACGGCACCGAACCCGGCCTGTCGCTGCTCGCCGAGCAGGCCTACCGCCGCGGCTGCACGGTCGTCGCCGTGGCCCCCGCGGGCACCCCGCTCACCGAGTCGACGCAAGGCAACCACGGCCTGTTCGTGCCGATGGCGACCGCCCCGTACGAGCAGGACGAGTCCCTCGCCGCCTCCGCCCCCGGCGTCCTGTGGGCCCTGCTCACACCGCTCCTCGCGCTCCTGGACCGCACCGGTCTGCTCACCGCCCCGCCCGACGCCGTCGAGAAGGTCGCCGACCGCCTCGACCACATCGCCGAGCGCTGCGGCCCCGCCATCGCGACGTACAGCAACCCCGCCAAGACCCTCGCCGCCGAACTCGCCGACGCGCTCCCGCTGATCTGGACCGAGGGCGTCTCCGCGGGCCCGGCCGGCCGCCGTTTCGCCGCCGCGCTCGCCGAGCTCTCCGGCCACCCCGCCGTCGTCGCCGAACTGCCCGAGGCACTCGCCTCGCACAGCGCCCTGCTCGCAGGCCGGCTCGCGGCGAGCGCGGACCCCGACGACTTCTTCCGCGACCGCGTCGAGGAGACACCGGCCCTGCACGCGCGCGTGGTCCTGCTGCGCGACCGGCCGATCGGCGGCCTCACCGCAGCGCCCAGCGCCCGCGACCTCGCCCTCAGCCACGACACACCGATCAGCGAGCTGGAGCCGGAACCCGGCGGTGAGCTGGAGACCCTCGCCGAACTGATCGCCATCACGGATTTCGCCGCCGTTTACCTGGCGCTCGCCTCGGGGGCCTGATCTGTCCCTGGACGCCCCGACAGCCGTACGACGGCGCAACCGGCAGTCGTACACCAGGCGAACCGGCGTCCTCCCCGAAGAGAACCCGCCTACCCGCAGAGAGCAGGCAGACAACCGCATGGACCGCCTCGACAACACCGTCCGCCCCTACGCCTGGGGTTCCACCACCGCGATCCCGAAGCTCCTCGGCGTCGAGCCGACCGGTGAACCGCAGGCGGAGATGTGGATGGGCGCGCACCCGGGCGCACCCTCGCGCACCGGGCGGGGCACGCTCGTCGAGGTGATCGAGGCCGGCCCGGAGCGCGAGCTGGGCGCTGCGGCGGTCGCGAAGTTCGGGCCGCACCTGCCGTTCCTGCTCAAGATCCTCGCCGCCGGCGCGCCGCTCTCCCTCCAGGTGCACCCCAACCTGCAGCAGGCCAAGGAGGGTTACGCGGACGAGGAGGCCCGCGGCATCCCCGTGGACGCCGGGCACCGCAACTACAAGGACGCCAACCACAAGCCCGAACTGATCTGCGCGCTCACCGAGTTCGACGGCCTGTGCGGCTTCCGCGACCCGCTGCGCACCGCCGACCTGCTGGACGGCCTCGGCGTCAACTCC
The DNA window shown above is from Streptomyces chartreusis and carries:
- a CDS encoding Trm112 family protein — encoded protein: MPLEAGLLEILACPACHASLKEQEAELICTGQDCGLAYPVRDGIPVLLVDEARRPA
- a CDS encoding SIS domain-containing protein, producing the protein MLDESLLDTPEALADADRRALLRGAAEAGARVRTAARYAVEAGVHDLKPDGRPRAILIAGPGAAATCVADLLGTLAGATSPVTRLAPAGVAPAAGALRWELPGWAGSVDLLLIATPDGTEPGLSLLAEQAYRRGCTVVAVAPAGTPLTESTQGNHGLFVPMATAPYEQDESLAASAPGVLWALLTPLLALLDRTGLLTAPPDAVEKVADRLDHIAERCGPAIATYSNPAKTLAAELADALPLIWTEGVSAGPAGRRFAAALAELSGHPAVVAELPEALASHSALLAGRLAASADPDDFFRDRVEETPALHARVVLLRDRPIGGLTAAPSARDLALSHDTPISELEPEPGGELETLAELIAITDFAAVYLALASGA